A single Roseinatronobacter monicus DNA region contains:
- a CDS encoding IS110 family transposase has protein sequence MDVYIGLDVSLASTAICAVSAQGKIVKETTAASEPETLVATLKAMPGEVIAVGLEAGPLSQWLYRFLNDAGFATVLMETRQVKGALKAMPIKTDRRDAEGIARLLQMGWFRSVHCKSMSAQEMRALLSARKAVQQATINLELSIRGVLRNFGLKMGRVAKGRFEARVRKLAEGNPMLEAAANPILASRQALRQELAGLEKVLRDHAKEDPVCRTLMTMPGVGTLIALTVKAAIDDPERFRSSKDIGPWVGLTPRREQSGERDIVGQISRAGDVGLRTALYQAATVMLHCGRKTWLTAWALTVAKRRGKKRATVALARRIGVVLHRMWKDGTAFRFAREDAVEVTPA, from the coding sequence ATGGATGTGTATATCGGATTGGACGTCTCGCTCGCAAGCACTGCGATCTGCGCGGTGAGCGCGCAGGGCAAGATCGTCAAGGAAACGACCGCTGCCAGCGAACCGGAGACCCTCGTCGCGACGCTGAAGGCGATGCCGGGTGAGGTTATTGCGGTGGGCCTGGAAGCTGGTCCTCTCTCGCAATGGTTATACCGCTTCCTGAACGATGCAGGCTTTGCCACGGTCCTGATGGAGACGCGGCAAGTGAAGGGTGCGTTGAAGGCGATGCCCATCAAGACTGACCGGCGGGATGCTGAAGGGATCGCCCGGCTTCTGCAGATGGGGTGGTTCAGGTCGGTCCACTGCAAGTCGATGTCGGCGCAGGAGATGCGCGCGCTTCTGTCTGCGCGTAAGGCCGTCCAGCAGGCAACGATAAATCTCGAGCTGTCTATCCGTGGTGTGCTGCGCAACTTTGGGCTGAAGATGGGTCGTGTTGCGAAGGGCCGCTTTGAGGCGCGCGTGCGAAAACTGGCCGAGGGTAATCCCATGCTGGAGGCAGCGGCAAACCCGATCCTCGCCTCACGACAGGCTTTGCGACAGGAACTGGCAGGCCTCGAGAAGGTCCTGCGCGATCACGCCAAGGAGGACCCGGTCTGTCGCACGCTCATGACGATGCCCGGGGTCGGCACTCTCATTGCGCTGACCGTCAAGGCGGCCATTGATGACCCGGAGCGGTTCCGATCGTCCAAGGACATCGGCCCATGGGTCGGGTTGACGCCGAGGCGCGAGCAGTCGGGTGAGCGGGACATCGTTGGTCAAATCTCTCGGGCTGGAGATGTCGGATTGCGCACGGCGCTGTACCAGGCGGCGACGGTCATGCTGCACTGCGGCCGCAAGACCTGGTTGACCGCATGGGCGCTGACTGTCGCCAAGCGGCGCGGAAAGAAACGTGCTACCGTGGCGCTCGCCCGCCGGATAGGCGTTGTTCTGCACCGAATGTGGAAGGATGGCACAGCCTTCCGCTTCGCCCGGGAAGATGCCGTGGAAGTCACACCAGCATAG